The proteins below are encoded in one region of Haloterrigena turkmenica DSM 5511:
- the npdG gene encoding NADPH-dependent F420 reductase, protein MEIALLGGTGDIGEGLALRWARDTDHSIIIGSRDSDRAERKANEYRSVLKETGATPNVAGYGNETAAEFAEVVVVSVPPEYASSTVESVAPVLGEGDILVSPAVRMTRDAAGFHYDPPEAGTVAEAIDDVAPVDVPVVSAFQNLAAGALSDLDNDLEADVIVTGDDGEAKRTVEALAEDIDGLRALDGGPLANTGVVESLTPLLINLAMNNDGMHDVGVRFE, encoded by the coding sequence ATGGAGATCGCACTCCTCGGAGGCACCGGCGACATCGGCGAAGGACTCGCGCTGCGCTGGGCTCGAGACACCGACCACTCGATTATCATCGGATCGCGGGATTCCGACAGGGCCGAGCGGAAGGCGAACGAATACCGCTCCGTACTGAAAGAGACTGGCGCCACACCGAACGTCGCCGGCTACGGTAACGAGACGGCTGCGGAGTTCGCCGAAGTTGTCGTCGTCAGCGTACCACCGGAGTACGCGTCGAGTACGGTCGAGTCGGTCGCCCCCGTGCTCGGTGAGGGGGATATCCTCGTCAGTCCGGCGGTCCGGATGACCCGCGACGCGGCCGGCTTTCACTACGATCCGCCCGAAGCGGGAACCGTCGCGGAAGCTATCGACGACGTCGCTCCCGTCGATGTCCCGGTCGTCAGCGCGTTCCAGAACCTCGCGGCGGGCGCACTCAGCGACCTCGACAACGACCTTGAGGCCGACGTCATCGTCACCGGCGACGACGGCGAGGCGAAGCGGACGGTCGAGGCGCTGGCCGAAGACATCGACGGCCTCCGCGCGCTGGACGGCGGTCCGCTCGCGAACACCGGCGTCGTCGAGAGTCTGACGCCGCTTCTGATCAACCTCGCGATGAACAACGACGGTATGCACGACGTCGGCGTTCGCTTCGAGTAG
- a CDS encoding N-acyl-D-amino-acid deacylase family protein — MSSVSTGSVEFRNARVLDGTGGPVFTAHVLVDGDRIERVGDEPAGADRVIDLDGAYLAPGFVDMHAHSELRLMTKPAAEEKLTQGITTEVLGQDGVSVAPVPDELKTEWEKRIQSLDGTIDRHWPWNSVSEYLDELDEAAPAVNAAHYAPHGNLRSHISGFEDRELATAEIAELQERLDQAIDGGAFGMSTGMIYPPSSYGRDPELEALAETLATRDSFMISHVWNETDHVVESIDRYLGICRRGGCHAHVSHLKVGGRRNWGRSADVLDLFDDAVDAGQRVSFDQYPYTAGSTMLTALLPPWARRRETSDILERLRRADVRERLAEDISSPGDWENLARAAGTWDNILITRTASGDYQGNTIEEIATERNLDPIDTLCELLVEENLDVTMADFVMAEEDIERFLADDRGTFCTDGIFGGKPHPRAVGTFGRILERYVRERDVLSPSLMARKAAGHPADILGLADRGYVKEGYVADLVAFDLDAVSENATYEDPIQYTDGFDYVLVGGAIAVEDGATTDVRNGEILRSTDEWDGRSRPSLDRSSDE, encoded by the coding sequence ATGTCGTCTGTTAGCACGGGGTCCGTAGAGTTTCGAAACGCGCGCGTTCTCGACGGCACCGGCGGGCCGGTCTTTACCGCACACGTTCTGGTCGATGGCGATCGGATCGAACGCGTCGGTGACGAACCGGCCGGCGCCGACAGGGTTATCGATCTCGACGGCGCGTATCTCGCTCCGGGGTTCGTGGATATGCACGCCCATTCGGAATTGCGACTGATGACCAAGCCGGCCGCCGAGGAGAAACTCACGCAGGGAATCACCACCGAAGTCCTCGGACAGGACGGTGTTAGCGTCGCTCCCGTGCCGGATGAACTGAAGACGGAGTGGGAGAAGCGCATCCAGTCGCTGGACGGAACGATCGATCGGCACTGGCCCTGGAACTCCGTCTCCGAGTATCTCGACGAACTCGACGAGGCAGCGCCGGCCGTCAACGCCGCCCACTACGCCCCTCACGGGAACCTTCGGTCTCACATCTCCGGCTTCGAGGACCGAGAACTCGCGACGGCGGAGATCGCTGAGCTGCAAGAGCGGCTCGATCAGGCTATCGATGGCGGCGCGTTCGGGATGTCCACGGGGATGATCTATCCACCGAGTTCCTACGGGCGCGACCCGGAGCTCGAGGCGCTCGCCGAGACGCTCGCGACTCGAGACTCGTTTATGATCTCTCACGTGTGGAACGAGACCGATCACGTCGTCGAATCCATCGACCGTTATCTCGGAATCTGTCGTCGCGGCGGCTGTCACGCGCACGTTTCACACCTGAAAGTCGGCGGCCGACGGAACTGGGGGCGTTCCGCGGACGTCCTCGATCTGTTCGACGACGCGGTCGACGCGGGACAGCGGGTCTCGTTCGATCAGTACCCGTACACGGCGGGATCGACGATGCTCACCGCGTTGTTGCCGCCGTGGGCCCGTCGGAGAGAGACGTCGGACATCCTCGAACGGCTGCGGCGAGCGGACGTCAGAGAGCGCCTCGCCGAGGATATCTCGTCCCCCGGCGATTGGGAGAACTTGGCCCGCGCGGCGGGCACGTGGGACAACATCCTCATCACCCGGACCGCGAGCGGCGACTATCAGGGGAACACGATCGAAGAGATCGCGACCGAACGAAACCTCGACCCGATCGATACGCTGTGTGAACTCCTCGTCGAGGAGAACCTGGACGTGACGATGGCGGACTTCGTCATGGCGGAGGAGGACATCGAACGGTTCCTCGCGGACGACCGGGGAACGTTCTGCACGGACGGCATCTTCGGCGGGAAACCCCATCCGCGAGCCGTCGGGACCTTCGGCCGCATCCTCGAGCGGTACGTCCGCGAGCGCGACGTGCTATCGCCGTCGCTGATGGCGCGCAAGGCCGCCGGTCACCCCGCCGATATCCTCGGATTAGCCGATCGAGGCTACGTGAAGGAGGGGTACGTCGCCGATCTCGTCGCGTTCGACCTCGACGCCGTGTCCGAGAACGCCACCTACGAGGACCCGATCCAGTACACCGACGGCTTCGACTACGTACTCGTCGGCGGAGCGATCGCCGTCGAGGACGGGGCGACGACGGACGTCCGTAACGGCGAGATCCTGCGCTCGACCGACGAGTGGGACGGCCGCTCGCGCCCGTCGCTCGACCGGTCGTCCGACGAGTAG
- a CDS encoding Zn-dependent hydrolase, which yields MVTASIDERRFRRRFDEFSEIGATENGGVNRPSLSDENKEARDTLIEWFRDAGLTVRIDEMGNIFGRRSGMDSDADPVVFGSHIDSQYNGGRYDGVIGVLGGLEVVEALNDADETTERPLEVVAWSNEEGVRFQPDMLGSGVFCDIFDLDYAYEREDKDGDTFGEELERIGYKGDEPCEAHDIHCYFEMHVEQGPFLEREDLPVAAVEGVFGFSWMNVTFEGQANHAGPTPMNMRHDAFVATADVTDSVRRITATEGTDLVGTVGSVDVWPNAINVIPERVEFTVDFRSYDDEVVDAAVERIRNEIAHAAEREGLEYEFEEIMRIDADPFDQSCIDTVVDAAETVGCEYTRLVSGAGHDANYLNKIAPTSMIFVPSVDGISHRESEYTEWEDVVTGTEVLLEAVRSKATV from the coding sequence ATGGTTACCGCGAGTATCGACGAGCGGCGATTCCGCCGCCGATTCGACGAATTCAGCGAGATCGGTGCGACCGAAAACGGCGGTGTGAACCGCCCGAGCTTATCCGACGAGAACAAAGAGGCTCGAGACACCCTCATCGAATGGTTTCGGGACGCCGGCCTGACGGTTCGGATCGACGAGATGGGGAACATCTTCGGGCGGCGGTCCGGAATGGATTCGGACGCCGACCCGGTCGTGTTCGGCTCCCACATCGACAGCCAGTACAACGGCGGACGGTACGACGGCGTGATCGGCGTCCTCGGCGGTCTCGAGGTCGTCGAAGCGCTCAACGACGCCGACGAAACGACGGAGCGACCGCTCGAGGTCGTCGCGTGGAGCAACGAGGAGGGCGTCCGGTTTCAACCGGATATGCTCGGGAGCGGCGTTTTCTGCGATATCTTCGACCTCGACTACGCGTACGAGCGCGAAGACAAGGACGGCGACACGTTCGGCGAGGAACTCGAACGCATCGGATACAAGGGCGACGAACCCTGCGAAGCCCACGATATCCACTGTTACTTCGAGATGCACGTCGAGCAGGGACCGTTCCTCGAACGGGAGGACCTCCCCGTCGCGGCCGTCGAGGGCGTGTTCGGGTTCTCCTGGATGAACGTCACGTTCGAGGGGCAGGCGAATCACGCCGGCCCGACGCCGATGAACATGCGCCACGACGCCTTCGTCGCGACGGCCGACGTGACCGACAGCGTTCGGCGGATCACGGCGACCGAAGGCACCGACCTCGTCGGCACCGTCGGTAGCGTCGACGTCTGGCCGAACGCGATCAACGTGATCCCTGAGAGAGTCGAGTTCACCGTCGACTTCCGGTCGTACGACGACGAGGTCGTCGACGCGGCGGTCGAACGGATCCGAAACGAAATCGCCCACGCCGCCGAACGAGAGGGACTCGAGTACGAGTTCGAAGAGATCATGCGCATCGACGCCGATCCCTTCGATCAGAGCTGTATCGATACGGTCGTCGATGCCGCCGAAACGGTCGGTTGCGAGTACACGCGTCTCGTTAGCGGCGCCGGCCACGACGCCAACTACCTCAACAAAATCGCGCCGACGAGCATGATCTTCGTCCCGAGCGTCGACGGTATCAGCCATCGGGAGAGCGAGTACACGGAGTGGGAAGACGTCGTGACGGGGACCGAAGTGCTCCTCGAGGCCGTCCGGTCGAAGGCGACGGTGTAG
- the thrC gene encoding threonine synthase, with translation MAMDHVTTLECTICEREYDPDQIIYTCPEHEGVKGILEVKYDYDVIHDNFDADLDGNIRSQWKYEAFLPVDDDAEVVTLNEGGTDLFDAPNLSEALGVETLVKDDGRNPTGCFKDRASSIAVTKAKHAGRDIITCASTGNAAASLSGYAARGGLDCRIFVPGAAPAGKLAQPLVYGADVLAVNGSYDEAYDLSVEVTDEYGWYNRNAAINPFQVEGKRTVGHELAEQSKVRGDVPDWVVFSMGDGCTIAGAWKGFKEFYDLDYVDDYPKMLGVQAEGASAIHDAFQGHEDIDDIAETIADSIAVGRPRNTIKACRAPEQSGGDTVLVSDEDILEAEKLLGSTEGIYAEPAGATPVAGVREALKRGIIERDETVVVVSTGFGLKDTESAKKATGDVNRIEPDISEVEALFGGAEAAAADD, from the coding sequence ATGGCAATGGACCATGTCACTACGTTAGAGTGTACCATCTGTGAGCGGGAGTACGACCCGGACCAGATCATTTACACCTGCCCCGAACACGAGGGCGTGAAAGGCATCCTCGAGGTCAAGTACGACTACGACGTCATCCACGACAACTTCGACGCCGACCTCGACGGGAATATCCGGAGTCAGTGGAAGTACGAGGCCTTCCTCCCGGTCGACGACGACGCGGAGGTCGTGACCCTCAACGAGGGCGGAACAGACCTATTCGACGCGCCGAACCTGAGCGAGGCTCTCGGCGTCGAGACGCTCGTCAAAGACGACGGGCGCAATCCGACCGGCTGTTTCAAGGACCGCGCCAGTTCCATCGCGGTGACGAAAGCCAAACACGCCGGCCGCGACATCATCACGTGCGCGTCCACGGGAAACGCAGCGGCCTCGCTCTCCGGGTACGCGGCACGCGGCGGTCTCGACTGCCGAATCTTCGTGCCCGGTGCCGCGCCGGCGGGCAAACTCGCCCAACCGCTCGTGTACGGCGCGGACGTGCTCGCGGTCAACGGATCGTACGACGAAGCGTACGATCTGAGCGTCGAGGTCACGGACGAGTACGGCTGGTACAACCGTAACGCGGCGATCAATCCCTTCCAAGTGGAAGGGAAACGGACCGTCGGCCACGAGCTCGCGGAGCAGTCGAAGGTCCGCGGCGACGTTCCCGACTGGGTCGTCTTTTCGATGGGGGACGGCTGTACAATCGCCGGCGCCTGGAAGGGCTTCAAGGAGTTCTACGACCTCGACTACGTCGACGATTATCCGAAGATGCTCGGCGTGCAGGCGGAGGGCGCCTCGGCAATCCACGACGCGTTCCAGGGCCACGAGGACATCGACGACATCGCGGAGACGATCGCCGACAGCATCGCCGTCGGCCGACCGCGAAACACGATCAAGGCCTGCCGCGCCCCCGAACAGAGCGGCGGGGACACCGTGTTGGTCTCCGACGAGGATATTCTCGAGGCGGAGAAGCTCCTGGGCAGCACGGAAGGAATTTACGCCGAGCCCGCGGGTGCGACGCCGGTCGCCGGCGTTCGAGAGGCCCTGAAACGGGGCATCATCGAGCGAGACGAAACCGTCGTCGTCGTTTCGACCGGCTTCGGCCTGAAAGACACCGAGAGCGCGAAGAAGGCGACCGGCGACGTCAACCGGATCGAACCGGACATCTCCGAAGTCGAAGCGCTGTTCGGCGGCGCCGAGGCCGCCGCAGCCGACGACTGA
- a CDS encoding xanthine dehydrogenase family protein molybdopterin-binding subunit: MSDEPNDPQTDGGTASEPASKEPKEFEEHPLEWDEPENNDKAPEDRKSVSRPAEKFDDRKLVTGQAKYTADYEQRFPDLAHAAVVRSTVPHGRVTAIETDEAEEMDGVYAVLTPWSDAAPDAKYTSAGQSYPEPSPWDMNVLNEHVRYVGDPIAAVAAEDAAAAASAVESIEVEYEEYDHVVDPEEAFDEDAPQLFDDDEVENKIVGHDYDRNRMSNIEGEIGDVDAAIDRDDVHVHETEWETIRQSHAQIEKHTSLAYTDEDDRKVLVTSTQVPNHTRRQLAHLFDIPIRDIRVKKPRVGGGFGGKQAMVVEPLPLALSLAADRPVMYEASRDEEFYAMRSRHPMTVRARTAVTDDGEIEAIDLYALSNTGAYGSHGMTVAGNVGSKPMPLYSKVPNARFEADIVHTNTPQTGAMRGYGAPQGTLALEGHLDEVARDLDLDPIEFRRDHYMEVGDLDEIAGMMGGEGAERRIRSCGLDECVERGKAAIGWDELEQPAEDHLHRGIGMALSAQGTGVAGDELGAAQLMMNEDGSFHLQVGGVDIGTGADTAFIQIAAEVLGCDEDDIIVKSSDTDNTPFDYGAYASSTTYISGMAVKKAAEDAKERILDWASRMLDEPAENLETRDGEVYSEETGDAVTLEDIGYESVYGHDDREHILGKGTHSTEESPPPFAAQFVDVTVDEETGEFEVNELVVAVDCGVAINPGMAEGQVEGANHMSFEMAVSEGITVDERGRAEVSDFDQYGLPSATETPPIESILVETHEPTGPFGAKSVAEVPTNTVPPALSNAIREAVGVRINEMPITAEKIKAALEER, encoded by the coding sequence ATGAGTGACGAACCGAACGACCCACAGACGGACGGCGGTACCGCGTCGGAGCCGGCCTCGAAAGAACCGAAGGAGTTCGAGGAACACCCCCTCGAGTGGGACGAACCGGAGAACAACGACAAAGCCCCGGAGGATCGAAAGAGCGTCTCCCGACCGGCGGAAAAGTTCGACGACCGAAAGCTCGTCACCGGTCAAGCCAAGTACACGGCGGATTACGAACAGCGGTTTCCGGACCTCGCTCACGCTGCGGTCGTTCGCAGCACGGTTCCGCACGGCCGTGTTACGGCCATCGAGACGGACGAGGCCGAGGAAATGGACGGCGTGTACGCCGTCCTCACGCCGTGGTCCGACGCCGCTCCGGACGCGAAGTACACGAGCGCCGGTCAGTCCTACCCGGAACCGAGTCCGTGGGACATGAACGTGCTCAACGAGCACGTCCGCTACGTCGGCGATCCGATCGCGGCGGTCGCGGCCGAGGACGCGGCCGCTGCGGCGTCCGCGGTCGAATCCATCGAGGTCGAGTACGAGGAGTACGATCACGTCGTCGACCCCGAGGAAGCGTTCGACGAGGACGCGCCGCAACTGTTCGACGACGACGAGGTCGAGAACAAGATCGTCGGACACGACTACGATCGTAACCGGATGTCCAACATCGAGGGCGAGATCGGCGACGTCGACGCCGCGATCGACCGCGACGACGTACACGTCCACGAGACCGAGTGGGAGACGATCCGCCAGTCCCACGCGCAAATCGAGAAACACACGTCGCTCGCGTACACCGACGAGGACGACCGGAAAGTGCTCGTCACGAGCACGCAGGTACCGAACCACACCCGCCGCCAGCTGGCGCACCTGTTCGATATTCCGATCCGGGACATTCGCGTCAAGAAACCGCGCGTCGGCGGCGGCTTCGGCGGCAAGCAGGCGATGGTCGTCGAACCGCTCCCGCTCGCGCTGTCGCTCGCGGCCGATCGTCCCGTCATGTACGAGGCCTCTCGCGACGAGGAGTTCTACGCGATGCGCTCGCGCCACCCGATGACGGTCCGTGCGCGTACGGCGGTCACCGACGACGGTGAAATCGAAGCCATCGACCTGTACGCGCTCTCGAACACCGGCGCGTACGGGAGCCACGGCATGACGGTCGCCGGTAACGTGGGCAGCAAACCGATGCCGCTGTACTCGAAGGTACCCAACGCCCGCTTCGAGGCGGATATCGTCCACACGAACACGCCGCAAACCGGCGCGATGCGCGGGTACGGCGCGCCACAGGGGACGCTCGCGCTCGAGGGCCACCTGGACGAGGTCGCTCGCGATCTCGACCTCGATCCCATCGAATTCCGACGCGATCACTACATGGAGGTCGGCGACCTGGACGAAATCGCCGGGATGATGGGCGGCGAGGGCGCGGAGCGTCGGATCCGCTCCTGCGGCCTCGACGAGTGCGTCGAGCGCGGGAAGGCGGCCATCGGGTGGGACGAACTCGAGCAGCCGGCGGAGGACCATCTCCACCGCGGTATCGGCATGGCCCTGTCGGCACAGGGGACCGGCGTCGCCGGCGACGAACTCGGCGCCGCGCAGCTCATGATGAACGAGGACGGGTCGTTCCACCTGCAAGTCGGCGGCGTCGACATCGGCACGGGCGCGGACACCGCGTTCATCCAGATCGCCGCCGAAGTCCTCGGGTGCGACGAGGACGACATCATCGTCAAATCCTCCGACACGGACAACACGCCGTTCGACTACGGCGCGTACGCCTCCTCGACGACCTACATCAGCGGGATGGCGGTGAAGAAGGCGGCCGAGGACGCCAAGGAGCGCATCCTCGACTGGGCGTCGCGGATGCTCGACGAACCCGCGGAGAATCTGGAGACGCGCGACGGCGAGGTCTACAGTGAGGAGACCGGCGACGCGGTCACGCTCGAGGACATCGGCTACGAGTCGGTGTACGGCCACGACGATCGTGAACACATCCTCGGCAAGGGGACCCACTCCACGGAGGAGAGTCCGCCGCCGTTCGCCGCACAGTTCGTCGACGTGACCGTCGACGAGGAGACCGGCGAGTTCGAGGTCAACGAACTCGTCGTCGCCGTCGACTGCGGCGTCGCGATCAACCCCGGAATGGCGGAGGGGCAGGTCGAGGGCGCCAATCACATGAGCTTCGAGATGGCCGTTAGCGAGGGAATCACCGTCGACGAGCGGGGCCGCGCAGAAGTCTCGGACTTCGACCAGTACGGACTTCCGTCGGCGACGGAGACGCCGCCTATCGAGAGCATTCTCGTCGAGACGCACGAACCGACGGGACCCTTCGGCGCGAAATCGGTCGCGGAAGTGCCGACCAACACGGTGCCGCCCGCGCTGAGCAACGCGATCCGCGAGGCCGTCGGCGTGCGTATCAACGAGATGCCCATCACCGCCGAGAAGATCAAGGCGGCGCTCGAGGAGCGCTGA
- the phnE gene encoding phosphonate ABC transporter, permease protein PhnE: MTEDAQRYAEVDPSGTRTLLSKRSLSSVLAVTVVLAVASWIVGVDPLLLLSSAARDQMVAFVADGFPPEVGRDFLFGRTLRDGLLWAVVETLAISIVGTSLAVVFAIPLALASASTVTHEGPLYAGASSSRVAFGYVLHRSARVVLSFLRSVPGLVWGFLFVTAVGLGPFAGALALGVHNAGVLGKLYADFLEDTDPMTTEAVASSGATRFQAVCHGMVPQISATVASYTLYRWECTIRSATILGFVGAGGIGYYLVISIQRLQYQKLVTAIAAVFALVVMSDALASRLRARMV, translated from the coding sequence ATGACTGAAGACGCTCAACGGTACGCCGAGGTCGATCCGAGTGGCACTCGCACGCTGCTCTCGAAGCGGTCGTTGTCGAGCGTCCTCGCGGTAACGGTCGTCCTGGCGGTCGCCAGCTGGATCGTCGGCGTCGATCCGTTACTACTGCTATCGTCGGCGGCGCGAGACCAGATGGTCGCGTTCGTGGCCGACGGGTTCCCGCCCGAGGTCGGCCGCGACTTTCTGTTCGGTCGAACGCTCCGAGACGGATTGCTGTGGGCGGTCGTCGAAACCCTGGCCATCAGTATCGTCGGCACCTCGCTCGCCGTGGTCTTCGCGATACCGCTCGCCCTGGCGAGCGCGTCGACCGTGACGCACGAGGGACCGCTGTACGCCGGCGCGTCCTCTTCGCGAGTCGCATTCGGGTACGTCCTGCACCGAAGCGCTCGGGTGGTCTTGAGTTTCCTCCGGTCGGTTCCCGGCCTCGTCTGGGGGTTTCTCTTCGTCACCGCGGTGGGACTGGGACCGTTCGCCGGCGCGCTCGCACTCGGCGTTCACAACGCGGGCGTACTCGGTAAACTGTACGCGGACTTCCTCGAGGACACAGATCCGATGACGACGGAAGCGGTCGCGTCGAGCGGGGCGACGCGGTTCCAGGCCGTGTGTCACGGCATGGTGCCACAGATCTCAGCGACGGTGGCGTCGTACACGCTCTACAGGTGGGAATGCACGATCCGCTCGGCGACGATCCTCGGCTTCGTCGGCGCCGGCGGTATCGGCTACTATCTCGTCATCTCGATCCAACGCCTACAGTATCAGAAGCTCGTCACGGCGATCGCTGCGGTGTTCGCGCTCGTGGTGATGAGCGACGCGCTGGCGTCGAGGCTTCGGGCGAGGATGGTGTGA
- a CDS encoding (2Fe-2S)-binding protein has product MQLELELNGRQRTFEAAKSDILLDVLRRNGYTGPKRGCDTGACGMCTVQIDGEPAMSCVTPVANVAGATVETIEGLGTQDDLHPIQRAFVDNSALQCGFCIPGMIMRSKALLEENPDPTETEVREALEDNLCRCTGYKKIVEAVLDAADRMDGESPAATDGGERIPSRTPSTCPREEGRSR; this is encoded by the coding sequence ATGCAATTGGAACTGGAACTGAACGGTCGACAGCGGACGTTCGAAGCGGCGAAATCGGACATCCTGCTCGATGTACTACGGCGGAACGGATACACCGGCCCGAAACGCGGCTGCGACACTGGCGCGTGCGGGATGTGTACGGTCCAGATCGACGGCGAACCGGCGATGTCCTGCGTCACGCCGGTCGCGAACGTCGCCGGAGCGACGGTGGAAACGATAGAGGGACTGGGAACGCAGGACGACCTCCACCCGATTCAGCGGGCGTTCGTGGACAACTCGGCGCTCCAGTGTGGCTTCTGTATCCCCGGGATGATCATGCGGTCGAAGGCGTTACTGGAGGAGAATCCCGATCCGACCGAAACGGAGGTGCGAGAGGCGCTGGAAGACAACCTCTGCCGGTGTACCGGCTACAAAAAGATCGTCGAAGCGGTCCTCGACGCCGCGGACCGGATGGACGGTGAGTCTCCCGCGGCGACTGACGGCGGGGAACGCATCCCGTCCCGGACCCCATCGACGTGTCCGCGTGAGGAGGGGCGATCGCGATGA
- a CDS encoding (2Fe-2S)-binding protein: MEIQLTINDEPTTVEVESDEDLATVLRRNGYTGVKCGCDGGACGASKVFVDDEVKMACGVDARSAEGAEIETIENLGTQDDLHPIQEAFVDHFAVQCGFCIPGMIIAAKSLLADNPDPTEAEVREAIDDNLCRCTGYQKPVEAILDAADRMRGERSVAADGGSRIEPDQTDCTAHGGDPDE; this comes from the coding sequence GTGGAAATCCAACTAACGATCAACGACGAACCGACGACCGTGGAGGTCGAATCGGACGAGGATCTGGCGACGGTACTGCGACGGAACGGCTACACGGGCGTGAAGTGTGGCTGCGACGGCGGCGCGTGCGGGGCGTCGAAAGTGTTCGTCGACGACGAAGTGAAGATGGCCTGCGGCGTGGACGCCCGGAGCGCGGAGGGAGCGGAGATCGAGACGATCGAGAATCTCGGCACGCAGGACGACCTCCATCCGATTCAAGAGGCGTTCGTCGACCACTTCGCCGTTCAGTGCGGCTTCTGCATTCCCGGGATGATAATAGCGGCCAAGTCGCTGCTCGCGGACAATCCTGACCCGACCGAAGCCGAGGTGCGCGAAGCCATCGACGATAACCTCTGCCGATGTACCGGCTATCAGAAACCCGTCGAAGCGATCCTCGACGCGGCCGACCGAATGCGCGGCGAGCGGTCGGTCGCGGCCGACGGCGGCTCGCGGATCGAACCGGACCAGACCGACTGCACCGCTCACGGCGGTGATCCCGATGAGTGA
- a CDS encoding LLM class flavin-dependent oxidoreductase — MSDSKQVFDRGDRVGIYLQDKHSLQENLELVQYAEEQGIDEIWQAESRLARDGVTPLGAYAAVTDRIKLGTGVINNWTRNTALIAQTMSTLEELAGPDRIQCGIGAWWDPLAEKVGIDRSGALRAMRECVEVTQDLLAMENVTYDGEFVQMRDVELDVVHGDSGPRTVPVYVGGTGFKMLELTGHFADGALMNYLVSPEYNEKALDALETGAERGGRSLEDIDRPQLIVCSMDRDVDQALDNARELITQYLGQQPHIMKASGVSQDLIDDVGEAIGGWPADKDDIQEGMELIPDDVVHKLTASGTPEQCREKVREYADSGCQCPILYPLGDDRELMIDEFADGYL, encoded by the coding sequence ATGAGCGATAGCAAACAGGTGTTCGACAGAGGCGACCGTGTTGGCATCTACCTGCAGGACAAACATTCGTTACAGGAGAACCTCGAGCTCGTCCAGTACGCGGAGGAACAGGGAATCGACGAAATCTGGCAGGCGGAGTCTCGACTCGCACGCGACGGCGTCACGCCGCTCGGAGCGTACGCCGCCGTTACGGACAGGATCAAGCTCGGGACCGGCGTGATCAACAACTGGACGCGAAACACCGCGCTCATCGCACAGACGATGAGCACGCTGGAGGAACTCGCCGGCCCGGACCGCATCCAGTGCGGGATCGGCGCCTGGTGGGACCCGCTGGCGGAGAAGGTCGGAATCGACCGGAGCGGCGCCCTCCGCGCGATGCGAGAGTGCGTCGAGGTGACGCAGGACCTGCTGGCCATGGAGAACGTGACCTACGACGGGGAGTTCGTCCAGATGCGCGACGTGGAACTCGACGTCGTCCACGGCGATTCCGGACCTCGGACGGTTCCGGTGTACGTCGGCGGTACCGGGTTCAAAATGCTTGAACTCACGGGACACTTCGCCGACGGCGCTCTGATGAACTATCTCGTCAGTCCCGAGTACAACGAGAAGGCGCTCGACGCGCTCGAGACCGGAGCGGAGCGCGGCGGCCGTTCGCTCGAGGACATCGATCGACCGCAGCTGATCGTCTGTTCGATGGACCGCGACGTCGACCAGGCGCTCGACAACGCGCGCGAACTCATCACGCAGTACCTGGGCCAACAGCCCCACATCATGAAGGCGAGCGGCGTCAGTCAGGACCTCATCGACGACGTCGGCGAGGCGATCGGCGGCTGGCCGGCGGACAAGGACGACATTCAGGAGGGAATGGAACTCATTCCGGACGACGTCGTCCACAAGCTCACGGCCAGCGGAACGCCCGAGCAGTGTCGAGAGAAGGTCCGCGAGTACGCTGACAGCGGCTGTCAGTGCCCGATCCTCTACCCCCTGGGTGACGACCGCGAACTGATGATCGACGAGTTCGCCGACGGCTACCTGTAA